From Besnoitia besnoiti strain Bb-Ger1 chromosome X, whole genome shotgun sequence, one genomic window encodes:
- a CDS encoding hypothetical protein (encoded by transcript BESB_016460), whose protein sequence is MPPLLPVLPVIPFPAPGLEPTVPPFPITLPTPLPGVPPIAPFPPVPPVEPAPGQPPVLPEPVLPIILPYLIPSPSPLELLSGRGTFNFSGLPSLGEIPELRGLPNLRELPDFPGLGQLPHLPSLGELPQLPQLPGLGELPQLPQLPGLPNLPRIPGLADRPRIPGIGELPQIPGLGDYIRPPPATSPNVNAFGNFTGIELPGLPSLTELLREPANIDRIQKTIQEALRQVAADPLNLERLRQSFQDLLGLIAPQEMFQLQQHAMAKKQIEVFEVKLSAKDILDSTERVAEKLAAAKAVKMDDASIANIGSLGDIPEIRALDESFQRLRTVLEQLLAPLTQLLAGLDLPRLPSVA, encoded by the coding sequence ATGCCTCCCCTTCTTCCAGTTTTGCCCGTCATTCCTTTCCCTGCGCCAGGACTAGAACCTACCGTACCACCATTTCCAATCACGCTCCCTACGCCACTTCCGGGAGTGCCTCCAATTGCGCCGTTCCCACCGGTGCCCCCAGTGGAGCCAGCACCCGGCCAACCCCCTGTGCTACCCGAGCCAGTACTGCCTATCATCCTCCCTTATCTTATCCCTTCTCCATCACCTCTCGAGCTCCTCAGCGGTCGCGGAACTTTCAATTTCTCCGGCCTGCCAAGCCTGGGTGAGATACCAGAACTTAGAGGTCTACCTAACTTGAGAGAGCTTCCGGACTTCCCTGGTCTGGGGCAGCTTCCCCACCTCCCTAGTCTCGGAGAGTTGCCGCAGCTCCCTCAACTTCCTGGTCTCGGTGAGCTGCCCCAGCTTCCTCAACTTCCTGGACTCCCCAATCTTCCGCGGATCCCTGGCTTAGCAGACCGTCCGCGAATTCCGGGTATTGGTGAACTTCCACAAATTCCAGGTCTGGGCGACTATATTAGGCCCCCTCCCGCTACGTCACCCAATGTGAATGCCTTCGGGAATTTCACGGGCATCGAATTGCCCGGGCTTCCGAGCCTGACAGAGCTGTTGCGGGAACCCGCGAACATCGACCGCATTCAGAAAACCATTCAGGAGGCACTTAGACAAGTTGCAGCGGACCCACTCAACCTTGAGCGACTTCGACAAAGTTTCCAAGATCTGTTGGGTCTCATAGCGCCACAAGAAATGTTCCAGTTGCAACAGCACGCCATGGCAAAGAAACAGATAGAAGTGTTCGAGGTCAAGTTATCCGCCAAAGACATCTTGGACTCAACTGAAAGAGTGGCCGAAAAACTGGCTGCGGCGAAAGCTGTTAAGATGGATGACGCGTCCATCGCGAATATTGGATCACTTGGGGACATCCCCGAAATACGCGCGCTAGACGAGTCCTTTCAACGACTTCGGACCGTCCTTGAACAACTCTTGGCCCCTCTAACGCAGCTACTCGCCGGCCTGGACCTGCCCAGACTACCGTCGGTGGCTTGA
- a CDS encoding methionine aminopeptidase (encoded by transcript BESB_016470) has protein sequence MKHKLDDASAAEEAEEAPGSRRRRKRGGRPFWALGTCRRATLIPPACVASSTPGSATSPATHGETIPPRVRGAAFSLRATRGHPAKKEAVRGPDCGLVRPRGGRLSCSFFVASLLSVFLVFSRRASRSEALSLRAGTGAGGTRRWLSPHSLPSPFLSAFSWAPSALPALPLSANALGGGGTSARVVASIPPSQRLRDGFGRTESREPCPAFSRACGGLSRAGVSSLPQGSSASSRGAHHQSADFTPPRPLRLLQRPSPSASSGGARRRCEAQHPRFDLRCSQTGCRGCGGPHWAFLASQAVTSASGSRFTCSSRWQSASSPSSPTFRTLSAWLRAPCGAARPASAFAVSSVSSAAAEPIGRPARPSSPEAPLRPVGPGTVSGPLPVPAGVPKPFYAETDLERANAKREAAQSEETRVRRREEDLMRARLARFGPVAERELEWVKPPAEIEGVRRACEVAAEVLQVAVDFVKDFGAGTPEAPLTTDAIDRVVHEATIARGAYPSPLRYSDFPKSVCTSTNEIVCHGIPDDRPLQRGSICSIDVSCFVDGFHGDCARTVAIGGAGALSQALRRLLVTAREATLEGIRACAPGRKLSVIGEAIDAFLTRRGCRTIPVFCGHGIGRNFHEEPFVLHAANEMPGRMLPGMCFTIEPVVCVGGTDFTTWPDKWTIATTDGQPTAQFEHTVLITDTGVEILTGCPDGDKDMEELAKDVH, from the exons ATGAAGCACAAGCTCGacgacgcgtctgcggcggaggaggccgaggaagcCCCTGGAAGTCGGCGACGGAGGAAACGCGGAGGGCGTCCTTTTTGGGCGCTCGGCACCTGTCGGAGGGCTACACTGATTCCACCCGCGTGCGTCGCTTCTTCAACACCTGGCTCCGCGACTTCGCCCGCCACCCACGGCGAGACGATCCCGCCTCGGgttcgcggcgcagccttcAGTCTGAGAGCGACCCGCGGCCATCCGGCAAAGAAGGAGGCTGTGCGGGGACCGGATTGTGGCCTGgtgaggccgcgaggcggcagactgTCTTGCAGTTTTTTCGTTGCGTCGCTCCTCAGCGTTTTCCTTGTTTtctcccgccgcgcgagtcgctcTGAGGCGCTCTCCCTCCGTGCCGGcaccggcgcaggcgggacGCGTCGCTGGCTGTCCCCGCACTCCCTCCcgtctccttttctctcggcTTTCTCCtgggcgccctccgccttgcCCGCCCTTCCGCTCTCTGCAAACGCcctcggggggggggggacctccgctcgcgtcgtcgcttccattcctccctcgcagcgtctgcgtgaCGGATTCGGCCGCACAGAGTCACGGGAGCCGTGCCCGGCCTTCTCCCGCGCGTGTGGGGGCCTCTCACGTGCTGgagtctcttcgctccctcagggctcctctgcgtcgtcacGCGGCGCGCATCACCAGAGTGCAGACTTtacgccgccgaggcccttgcgccttcttcagcgccCTTCGCCAAGTGCGTcgtccggcggcgcgcgccggcgatgcGAGGCTCAGCACCCACGCTTCGACCTGCGCTGCAGCCAGACGGGCTGTCGCGGCTGTGGGGGCCCCCACTGGGCCTTTCTCGCGTCGCAGGCAGTTACCTCTGCCTCTGGCTCGCGCTTCACCTGTAGCAGTCGATGGCaaagcgcgtcgtcgccttcatcTCCGACCTTCCGCACCCTCTCCGCGTGGCTCCGTGCGCCTTGCGGGGCTGCCCGGCCTGCGTCGGCGTTCGCGgtctcgtctgtctcctcggctgccgccgagccGATTGggcgccccgcgcgcccttcctcacccgaggcgccgcttcgccccgTCGGGCCGGGGACCGTCTCGGGACCGCTGCCGGTGCCTGCGGGCGTGCCGAAGCCGTTCTACGCAGAGACTGACCTGGAACGCGCGaacgcgaagcgcgaggccgcgcagagcgaagagactcgcgtgcggaggcgcgaagaggacctgatgcgcgcgcgcctcgcgcgcttcggcCCCGTGGCTGAGCGCGAGTTGGAGTGGGTCAAGCCGCCCGCAGAGATCGAAG gcgttcggcgcgcgtgcgaagTCGCGGCTGAGGTGCTTCAAGTCGCAGTCGATTTCGTGAAGGACTTCGGCGCTGGGAcccccgaggcgccgctcaCGACAGACGCGATTGACCGCGTGGTACACGAGGCGACGatcgcgcgaggcgcgtaTCCGTCGCCGCTTCGCTACAGCGACTTCCCCAAAAGCGTCTGCACTTCCACGAACGAGATCGTCTGTCATG GCATCCCGGACGacaggccgctgcagcgaggcagcaTTTGCAGCATCGACGTGTCGTGCTTTGTTGACGGTTTCCACGGGGACTGCGCGCGGACTGTCGCCAtaggcggcgcgggagcactctcgcaggcgcttcgtcgtcttctcgtcACAGCGCGGGAGGCCACACTTGAAGGGATCCGCGCCTGTGCGCCAGGCAGAAA GCTTAGCGTCATTGGCGAGGCCATCGACGCGTTCCTGACGCGGCGAGGATGCCGCACGATCCCGGTGTTTTGTGGACACGGTATCGGGCGAAACTTCCATGAAGAGCCCTTC GTGCTCCATGCGGCAAACGAGATGCCTGGGCGGATGCTACCGGGCATGTGCTTCACCATCGAACCCGTCGTTTGCGTTGGCGGAACAGACTTCACCACGTGGCCAGACAAGTGGACGATTGCCACAACCGACGGGCAGCC GACGGCCCAATTCGAACACACAGTCCTCATCACCGACACTGGTGTAGAGATACTGACAGGCTGCCCCGACGGAGACAAGGATATGGAGGAATTAGCTAAAGATGTGCATTAG
- a CDS encoding hypothetical protein (encoded by transcript BESB_016480): protein MADETVALGVFTEWLVSAIEALLYSRLSLSSSPSQSLSPSSSASTSSSSYFADSQVFEPPQVRSSRSPSSSSLASSSCACSSESSDWKTSPSFSPAAFTPSLASPFVPPFGLPWAPRIPSLRSALLTSIPQLLSFPYCPYFSLGIDFLLFLPLSTALSCGLLSSLRPLLSTCTEPSSCQPFSASSSSLSFPTSLPSERSSLERSRKSPSVSRTPPPNVSTGVSLRECGPGEHLDSRIDTGRAAESGSGSGARGFWGTLQDGGGLAHDSCDESSAARVLSRGGGRVGFSEGSERGRESGSAAPGGFSPASAVAGAFGANAGSYGKSTFARRGPRDDAERDNLLQGGAALASSPLSACPATDPALGPADSASFGRHVREQDNAVVCVLLERWSFSYAPLPPGSPPPSWSPAGPASGMYGQPPDVQHRNLSTAMRGMHAFARLLPTYSLLASASALLRPPAETESRASAACDTGPGRLRTAQSFPCRFAGTSQSPTSSSSESLPSVEPRPAAMSLSPRAARDAFSHPFAASCSPRWASPATPASVATASANPPLRCDDTRRVSFEDDSAALSAASQPQWALQASVAFRWADGAFSHRQRGSLLHSSSKSCASPSRRSQGASQSSSNSFAPEISVVTYAACAPGATRRPQALPTEFASWGMLRELRKAPAEDVRSRSTPAAVCPPDPYPYSSFPQNKRVVFSLVPSTTSSSSATRGLSRHDAGGAGRRSRRRVSTAAGSPAPGVPRSAVAWPATSSASSVTSATSSLSAVSSASFPCENTRCGCRTSRSEARSLSLDDAGYAEETGLALPCGKGALTVRVAYREDIAFLLQAAAEAWNSPSFDVAKDAHACTKRSASLAALPTPARVPSSAWSTASPSMGATSGASAASAALERLLFPLSSPHTAPANFAAGFPLASAESLSASTCGGALPAFPSSLTTTASSDRPGDSPAPLPRGPRASWALREGLCPATGWFASPLALTASAPGAPSPPSVTDSASPLDDSRPAAEAQPRDEGGRGVEAAPRDAGHQSASAAYTNKLMPIRQTAADSQREAPGACEARQGDSRAAAEQGLVAKAGSRNAAAPIHAAAIPADGDSRFHSRAPWGRSRKFVEPCEVEREVGPLDDTPARPSGRQRCADALGGLDNDAERRREAAVATACHASPPREFSGIATGSVSGTRGPAANCVELSDRQAQTLEPRPATLGEALDGAEGCQKGGAGAGGDRVRPEVEIPGVSEPQVVRTPKDSSIQGICRDRREDSNTKQPEPLPMSLCAATRSGSRSALPAFSSSSSRRQDACRASDVLCPAPPPAPPSAPSAAPPSATTGGPAATPVHPATTSGALTEAQTRWGLLLERSAALAGDDAYARVPPPNGAVSAASGSAPPPASLWCASSRAAAGLASSAFAASSGFLTGSARTSPGFGRRVAGVDSLPDPPLTSPRLSSGAPAPRQYAVARLPAKLERRQARLLRHQQRGRAGGRAREASADSASSEGSETEEEGGAPTSTKQGRLPPQGGRSALHEEGEALPDGFWDAAREAGRCEPLGARERISAFSSFSSASVVAMFFRSPEPQGTRSPQRLVEASGVSERDPEEQGERRRRPQAPRTLATQADSAAAACRDARRRGEGLSFDPLFFDWTEEEMVYVHSSLASPCRRGGPDSQAGPSAGGQPPLAFSLSTHDTAKARRSGSPRQDAPPDAPNSEASSLQRPRHAEGGRDSGNAADHTEIEDFCGDPAAAFAGGRRPKLIKTFDSSDSDSPDDAQAFASVWLIAELVAPSYRASTRLRPAREEAEAENPRGSRRGHTPRKEATPTADEGSPVLESPVAQVQLRPSSVGVVRASCGASSVAPSSSSLASSWLFHDSLSSQRTPPSCRPSPAFFVSPSMAADSRASAGRPQAAVAPPGWYVEAWQEALTGVHRDELRRHLAGAMSISNAGPDSGARRLEPQAPWAQSLSPYAVAVRASEGALAAFLAEHDGEASFELFLERADREGARAAVPPKGEKGCGHISATCDSDWNSAKIAGGPNDSDRYDILLAAQLARLLRSPIEGPRSGRGRSPRSVSPSASTPSRVSPSPRTCAPAAPRDSREAAPPSSGRCGGGAAPSLRHAEASGTRQSAGAATTLRAARAIAGGSRTGKVKRGTSRDKARLARELKLLETQLNYFVGLERRLLAPGSGLSSF from the exons ATGGCAGACGAGACGGTGGCCCTCGGGGTTTTTACCGAGTGGCTTGTGTCTGCAATCGAAGCACTTCTCTACTCTCgactgtctctctcctcttcgccttcgcagtccctctcgccctcgtcttctgcctccacTTCAAGCTCCTCATACTTCGCGGATTCGCAGGTATTTGAACCGCCCCAagtgcgcagcagccggtCTCCTagttcgtcttctctcgcgtcgtcttcatGCGCTTGTTCCTCTGAATCGTCGGACTGGAAAACTTCGCCGTCCTTCTCTCCCGCTGCTTTCACTCCTTCCTTGGCGTCGCCCTTCGTTCCGCCGTTCGGCTTGCCCTGGGCGCCTCGGATTCCGTCTCTTCGCAGCGCCCTATTGACTTCTATTCCTCAGCTTTTATCCTTTCCATACTGCCCTTACTTCTCGCTAGGCATTGACTTTCTGCTCTTCCTGCCGCTGTCAACGGCATTATCCTGCGGTCTGCTTTCAtcgctgcgccctctcctctcgaCTTGCACCGAGCCTTCATCCTGTCAgcccttctctgcgtcgtcatCCTCCCTATCGTTTCCCACCAGTCTCCCGTCCGAGCGCTCGTCTCTGGAGCGCTCGCGGAAGTCCCCGTCTGTAAGCCGAACCCCACCCCCGAATGTCTCGACTGGCGTGTCGCTGAGGGAGTGCGGCCCAGGGGAGCATCTGGACAGCCGCATCGAcacaggccgcgccgccgagagcggcagcggaaGCGGGGCGCGAGGGTTTTGGGGGACACTTCAAGACGGCGGAGGTCTGGCTCATGACAGCTGCGACGAGTCTTCCGCGGCCCGTGTGTTGTCTCGCGGCGGTGGGCGTGTAGGCTTTAGtgaaggcagcgagcgcggccgcgagagcggctcggcagcgcctggcgGATTTTCCCCCGCGTCTGCCGTGGCGGGCGCTTTCGGAGCGAATGCCGGTTCCTACGGGAAGAGCAcattcgcgcggcgcggccctcgagacgacgcagagcgagacAATCTGTTGCAGGGCGGAGCGGCCTTGGCCTCCTCACCCCTCTCTGCATGCCCTGCCACCGACCCCGCATTGGGGCCAGCAGACTCTGCTTCGTTTGGAAGACACGTCCGCGAGCAGGACAACGCGGTGGTGTGCGTGCTCCTTGAGCGGTGGTCGTTTTCGtatgcgccgctgcctccgggctcgccgccgccctcctggTCGCCTGCAGGACCCGCTTCCGGGATGTACGGACAGCCCCCTGACGTCCAGCACCGAAATTTGTCGACTGCGATGCGCGGGATGCATGCAtttgcgcgtctgctgccgaCGTActctctgctcgcctctgcatctgcaCTCCTCAGACCGCCAGCCGAAACGGAATCCCGCGCTTCGGCCGCCTGCGACACCGGGCCCGGGCGCCTGCGAACTGCACAGTCGTTTCCATGCCGTTTCGCGGGGACTTCGCAGAGCCccacgtcttcgtcgtccgaGTCGTTGCCTTCTGTCGAGCCGCGTCCAGCTGCCATGAGTTTGtcaccgcgcgccgcgcgcgacgcctttTCGCACCCTTTTGCGGcctcctgctcgcctcgctgggcgtcgcctgcgaccCCGGCGAGTGTGGCAACCGCAAGCGCCAACCCGCCACTGCGGTGCGACGACACAAGGCGCGTCTCGTTTGAGGACGACAGTGCGGCGCTCAGCGCTGCTTCGCAGCCGCAGTGGGCTCTTCAGGCTTCCGTCGCGTTTCGGTGGGCGGACGGGGCTTTCAGTCACCGCCAGCGTGGCTCGCTTCTCCATTCGTCTTCCAAGTcttgcgcgtcgccctctcgcaGATCGCAGGGCGCCTCTCAGTCTTCCTCGAATTCGTTTGCACCGGAAATCTCAGTTGTGACCTacgcggcgtgtgcgccaggcgcgacgaggcgcccgcaggcgctgcccaCGGAGTTCGCGTCTTGGGGAATGCTGCGGGAACTTCGCAAAGCACCGGCGGAAGACGTGCGCTCGCGTTCCACGCCGGCAGCTGTATGTCCACCGGACCCATACCCGTACTCCAGTTTTCCGCAGAACAAGCGAGTCGTTTTTTCGCTCGTTCCGTCGACCACGAGCTCCTCTTCGGCAACTCGAGGTCTCTCCCGCCATGACGCCGGTGGGGCcgggcgccgaagccgcaggcgcgtctctacggccgcgggctcgcctgcgccgggcgTGCCTCGCTCAGCGGTGGCCTGGCCTGCGACCTCTTCGGCTTCGTCGGTGACGTCTGCGACGTCTTCGCTGTCAGCAGTATCGTCCGCGTCGTTCCCCTGCGAAAATACTCGCTGCGGATGCAGGACGTCGCGCAGTGAGGCCCGCAGCCTCTCGCTGGACGACGCGGGttacgcagaggagacaggcttGGCGCTGCCTTGCGGGAAGGGCGCCTTGACCGTGCGTGTGGCCTACCGCGAGGACATTGCCTTTCTGCTTCAGGCTGCGGCTGAGGCGTGGAACAGTCCATCCTTCGATGTCGCAAAggacgcgcacgcatgcaccAAACgttccgcgtcgctcgcagcGTTGCCAACTCCTGCCCGCGTGCCGTCCTCAGCGTGGTCCACAGCGTCTCCCTCGATGGGTGCCACGTCGGGCGCgtcggccgcctccgccgccttggAGCGCCTGTTGTTTCCGCTTTCGTCGCCGCACACCGCGCCTGCGAACTTCGCGGCGGGCTTCCCGCTCGCCTCAGCGGAGTCGCTTTCGGCCTCGacatgcggcggcgcgctgcctgcgtttccttcctcgctcACAACGACTGCGAGCTCCGATCGCCCAGGGGACagcccggcgccgctcccgcgcgggccgcgggcctcgtgGGCCCTTCGCGAGGGCCTTTGCCCCGCGACCGGCTGGttcgcttcgccgctcgcgttgacggcctccgcgcccggcgcaccctcgccgccttcggtCACAgactcggcgtcgccgctggacgACTCAAGGCCAGCTGCTGAGGcacagccgcgcgacgagggaggaCGTGGCGTtgaagccgcgccgcgagacgcaggtCATCaaagcgcgagcgccgcataCACTAACAAGCTCATGCCAATAAGGCAAACAGCAGCTGACTCACAGCGCGAGGCACCTGGGGCCTGTGAGGCACGGCAGGGAgactctcgcgccgcggctgagcAAGGCCTCGTGGCGAAGGCCGGGTCGCGGAACGCTGCGGCACCGATTCACGCCGCGGCCATCCCGGCTGATGGAGACTCGCGTTTTCATTCGCGAGCCCCTTGGGGCCGTAGCCGAAAATTTGTTGAGCCGTGCGAGGTGGAGAGAGAGGTTGGGCCGCTGGACGACACGCCTGCAAGACCCTCGGGACGGCAGCGCTGTGCGGACGCCTTAGGCGGCCTTGACAACGACGCGGAAAGGAGACGtgaggccgccgtcgccacgGCATGCCACGCGAGCCCACCACGTGAGTTTTCTGGAATCGCTACGGGAAGTGTATCAGGGACGCGGGGACCCGCGGCGAACTGCGTAGAGCTCAGCGACCGCCAGGCGCAGACTTTggagccgcggccggcgacgctGGGAGAGGCGCTAGACGGAGCAGAAGGGTGCCAAAAAGGCGGGGCTGGGGCCGGAGGCGACCGCGTTCGTCCGGAGGTTGAAATCCCAGGAGTCAGTGAGCCGCAGGTCGTGAGGACGCCGAAGGATTCCTCCATCCAGGGGATTTGCCGCGACCGAAGAGAGGATAGCAACACGAAGCAGCCCGAGCCGCTGCCGatgtcgctctgcgccgcgacgcgtTCAGGCTCACGTTCGGCTCTCCcggccttctcttcttcctcgtcccgGCGCCAAGACGCCTGCCGTGCCTCCGACGTCCTCtgtccggcgccgcccccagcgccgccgtcggctccctcggcggcgccgccgtcggccaCGACGGGCGGccccgccgcgacgcccgtcCATCCGGCGACAACCAGCGGCGCGCtcacggaggcgcagacgcgctggGGGCTGCTTTTGGAGCGCTCTGCTGCACTGGCTGGCGATGACGCGTACGCACGCGTTCCGCCCCCGAACggggctgtctccgctgcctccgggtcggcgccgccgcctgcgtcgctgtggtgcgcctcttctcgtGCAGCTGCGGGGCTAGCGTCGTCGGCCTTCGCAGCTTCGTCTGGCTTCCTGACGGGCTCCGCGCGCACGTCGCCCGGCTTCGGCAGGAGGGTGGCTGGTGTTGACTCGCTTCCCGACCCTCCTTTGACTTCCCCGCGTTTGTCTTCAGGGGCCCCCGCCCCGCGGCAGTACGcagtcgcgcggctgcccgcgaagctggagcggcggcaggcgcggctgctcagGCACCAGCAGAGGGGGCGTGCAGGCGgacgggcgcgggaggccaGCGCGGACAGCGCATCCTCAGAGggaagcgagacagaggaggaaggcggcgcgccgaccTCGACAAAGCAGggccgcctcccgcctcaAGGAGGTCGCAGCGCGCTgcacgaggaaggcgaggcgttGCCGGATGGATTCTGGGATGCTGCCCGAGAGGCTGGGCGGTGCGAGCCGctgggcgcccgcgagcggaTCTCCGCGTTTTCATCTTTCTCGTCGGCGTCCGTGGTGGCAATGTTTTTCCGGAGCCCCGAGCCCCAGGGGACGCGGAGCCCGCAGAGGCTCGTCGAGGCATCTGGGGTTTCCGAGCGCGATCCCGAAGaacagggagagagacgacgacgcccaCAGGCTCCCCGGACactggcgacgcaggcggactcggccgccgcggcgtgtcGTGACgcacgacgccgcggcgaagggctTTCATTCGACCCGCTTTTCTTTGACTGGACGGAGGAGGAAAtggtgtatgtacactcCAGTCTGGCGagcccctgccgccgcggaggccccgACAGCCAGGCTGGGCCTTCCGCCGGCGGTCAGCCGCCTCTTGCTTTTTCGCTTTCAACGCACGACACTGCAAAGGCTCGACGCAGCGGGTCGCCACGACAGGACGCGCCTCCCGATGCGCCGAACTCAGAggcctcttcgctgcagcgccctcgACACGCGGAGGGCGGTCGCGACTCAGGCAACGCGGCAGATCACACAGAGATAGAAGACTTCTGCGGCGATCCCGCGGCTGCGTTCGCGGGTGGACGCCGCCCGAAGCTTATTAAGACGTTTGATTCGAGTGATAGCGACTCCCCAGACGATGCACAAGCATTCGCGAGTGTGTGGCTCATCGCGGAGCTCGTCGCGCCCTCGTACAGGGCCAGCACACGGCTGAGACCGGCGCgggaagaggcggaagcTGAAAATcccagaggaagcagaaggggACACACGCCTCGCAAGGAAGCCACGCCAACGGCAGATGAAGGTTCGCCAGTTTTGGAGAGCCCCGTGGCTCAGGTTCAGCTCCGACCTTCGTCGGTGGGGGTCGTCAGGGCTTCAtgcggcgcgtcttcagTTGCGCCTTCGTCGAGCAGTTTGGCCTCGAGCTGGCTGTTCCACGattcgctttcttcgcaAAGAACACCGCCGAGCTGTCGACCGTCTCCAGCCTTTTTTGTGTCTCCGTCCATGGCTGCGGActctcgcgcttcggcgGGCAGGCCCCAagccgctgtcgcgccgccaGGCTGGTATGTGGAGGCCTGGCAGGAGGCGCTCACGGGCGTTCACCGCGATGAACTGCGGCGTCATCTTGCTGGTGCCATGTCTATTTCCAATGCGGGTCCAGATTCTGGTGCGCGTCGGCTGGAGCCTCAGGCGCCTTGGGCGCAATCGCTGTCGCCTTACGCAGTCGCTGTGAGGGCGTCGGAGGGAGCTCTGGCGGCATTTCTCGCTGAGCATGACGGGGAAGCGTCCTTCGAGCTTTTCCTGGAGCGAGCCGACCGCGAaggagcgcgggcggcggttCCACCCAAGGGTGAGAAAGGCTGCGGACACATATCTGCGACATGTGACAGCGACTGGAATTCTGCGAAGATCGCGGGGGGACCTAACGACTCCGACCGATACGACATTTtgctcgctgcgcagctAG cgcgtcttctccgctcgcccATCGAAGGCCCTCGTTCGGGTCGCGGGCGCTCCCCCCGGTCGgtgtctccctctgcgtcgacgccgtctcgcgtctcgccctctccgcgaacttgcgcgccggcagcgcctcgagactcacgtgaggctgcgccgccttccagcgGGCGCTGTGGgggcggagcggcgccgtcgctcagGCATGCAGAGGCAAGCGGAACGCGACAATCCGccggggcggcgacgacgctgagGGCAGCGCGTGCGATCGCCGGAGGGAGTCGCACGGGGAAGGTGAAGCGAGGCACGTCAAGAGATAaagcgcgtctcgcgcgcgagttGAAACTGCTGGAAACTCAGCTCAACTATTTTGTG GGCCTGGAACGCCGCCTGCTCGCCCCGGGCTCTGGGCTCTCTTCGTTCTGA